The following nucleotide sequence is from Campylobacter anatolicus.
TTTTGAGAATAAAATTTTATTTAAAGACGCTTTTATAGGAGCTTTTAAAGATGATAAGGTAACAGCTGCGAGTGCATTTATCAACGGAATTTGTGATATTATAATTCAAATAGCAACAACGCAAAGTAGAGAAATTTTACTCTCAGGTGGCGTTTTCCAGAATAAAATTTTGGTTGAAAAAATTATAAATAAATTTAAGCAAAATAGTGTAAAATATTACTTAAATAAAGATTTTCCCACAAACGACTCGTCAGTTGCGATTGGTCAGCTTATGTTTGTAATAAATTTAATAAAGGAGTGAATATGGAGGATATTATTAGATTTAGTGTATCTTTGCCAAAGCCACTATTAGACGAGCTTGATAAAAAGGTGCGAACGCAGGGCTACGCGTCAAGAAGCGAGTTTACACGTGATCTCATTCGTGACAAGATTGTTAGCGATAGCTGGAATGACGCAATAGAGCAACTTATAGGAGTTTTAACGCTCATTTATACACATCATCAAAATAATCTAGTCAATAAAATGATGGATATAGAACACGACGCAGATATAACTATCGTCTGCACAAATCATATCCATATCGATCACCACAACTGCTTAGAGACGATAACTATGCGTGGAGAGGCCGCAAAGATAGAGCAATTTTCGGATAAGATAGCTGGATTAAAAGGTGTAAAGTTTTCAAAGCTGACAAAAGTCGCTGTACCTGAGTTTTAAGCAAAAATTTGATAGTATTGATTCTTAAAAATTTTAAATTTGAGAGTCAAAATGCGTAATATATTATTTAAAAAATTTATCCAAAGCGAGGCTAGCGGTGGCATACTTCTCATCGCTGCCGCTATCATTGCTATGCTCTTTCAAAATGGCTTTTTGAGTAGTTTTTATAACTCATTTTTGCGTATTGATGTGGGCTTTAAATTTGGTGAGCTTTTGATACAAAAGCCACTCATTTTATGGGTCAATGACGGACTTATGTCTATCTTTTTCTTCATGCTTGGACTTGAGCTTAAACGTGAGCTTATAGAGGGAGAAATGCGAAACCCAGCTCAGATAGTCCTACCGCTAGTCGCTGCGATAGGTGGCATTATTGTCCCTGCACTTGTATTTTATCTATTTAACCACACTGATAGTTTTGCGGCTAAAGGTTGGGCTATACCAACTGCGACAGATACAGCGTTTGCACTTGGTATCATTATGATCTTAGGACGTCGCGTTCCAGCAAGTCTTAAAATTTTCTTAGTTACTCTTTCTATCATAGATGATGTTTGTGCGATCCTTATAATGGCGATATTTTACAGTGGACATCTCTCATTTGTATCTTTTGGTGTGGCAGGACTTGCTATGTTTGGATTGCTTTTATTAAATTTATTAAACATCAACAAAAAGTCCTTTTACTTTGTGCTCGGCGTAATTCTTTGGGTTAGTGTGCTAAAATCAGGTGTCCACGCCACACTTGCTGGCGTCATTGCTGCTCTTTTCATACCGCTAAAATGCAAAAACTCAGATCGCTCACTCTTAAAAGAAGTAGAGCACGACATACACGGCTACATTACATATTTCGTTCTGCCTGTATTTGCCTTTGTTAATGCCGGAATTTCACTAAATGGCATAGGATTAGAACAGCTCACGCACCCAGTCTCATTAGGCATCATACTAGGGCTTGTTGTAGGTAAGCAAATAGGCGTCTTTGGCCTTTGCTACATAACTATAAAGCTAGGATATGCAAGATTGCCAAAATATTGCACTTGGGCGTCATTTTACGGAATTTGTGTGATTACAGGTATAGGCTTTACAATGAGTCTTTTTATAAACTCTCTTGCATATCACGACACCGCTCAGTTTGCATATGCTGATAAACTAGCTGTTCTCATCGCCTCGCTAATCTCAGGAGTATTAGGCTACATCGTGCTTTACTACGCTGGTCGCCACCGTATTATGAAGTGTGTAGAGTGATAAATATTTAACATAACAGCAATCTTTAAAGGCAAGATTATGAATATATTTTATAAAAATTTCTTGGCTACGGAGCTTTCTAAGTGGCAAGAAAATGGCATAGTTGACGAGCACACTGCATATCGTATCGCCAAACAATACGACATAGACACTATACAAAGTAGTAGCTCAAATTTTATCTTAAAGCTCGTAGCATATCTATTTTTAGCTCTATCTTTTATCACATTAATAGGTGCAAACTGGGAAGAGATACCACGTGGAGCACGGCTACTTCTTGTTCTTAGTATGGTTGGGCTTGTAAATTTTGGTGGATATTTTAATCTTAAAAAAGGTAATAAAACTGCTGCAACTGGACTATTTTTCTTAGGTAACCTATGCTATGGAGCTGCCATAGCACTCATAGCTCAAATTTATAATCTTGGCGAACATATGCCAAATGGCGTCTTACTTTGGGCGGTCGGAGCGTTTGTGCTTTCATTAGCCACTACTAAGTCGGTGCTAGTAGCACAAAGCCTTATTTTATCTTTTATTTGGTTTAATATGGAGCTTGACTTTAATTCACTTAGGTATGAGTTTGGCATATTTATTGCATTTAGCATATTTGCTTTGTTTAAAGAAAGCTCAAGACTTCTCATATTTGCTATATTTATCAGCATTTACGCATACATTATAACTATTTTAAGTCACATAAGCTTTGATAGATATCATTATTATTTCTTTTTTGGTGGCAGCGTAGTGTTTTTATCTATGTCATATTCGCTACTTGGCGTTGCAACGGCTTATTTGCTCTCACATTTTAAACGCTATAAAGATGCGGAGTTTTTGTTAAAACTCTCACTACTTTGCGGTATCGCAATATTACTTTTTGCAAATTTAGATTTTTATGGTGATATGCAGACTAAAATTATATTTTATAAAAACTGGCTTGGGCTTTTACATCTTGCTTTTATCGCGTTAACTGTAGTTGTAGCGATTAAACTAAAGCGAGAAATTTTGCTATGGATTGGAGCGATTTTACTTGTCTTGCCTTACGTTATATACTTGCTTAGTGACTATTCACAAGAGCTTTACTCGCTTCTTAGTGTATTAGTAGGTGTTTTCTTAATTAAAAAATGCTATATAACGCAAGGGCTTTGTGTTATATTTATAGTTGCACTTATCCGATATATTGACCTACTTGGCGATTATATTGGTGCGAGTATGCTTTTTTTATTATTTGCGATCATTTTATTAGTGGTATCTAAAAAGCGTAGCATCAAGGCTAAGCAAGGGGCTGTAAAATGAGAGCTAAATTTATCATTTTTGCTATTTTGTTTCAAATTTTAGCCCTGCTTGGTATGTTAGGATACGCCTATGCACCGCTTTATTTTGGCAAGGAGATGAAAGTTGGTGTTAATCTGTATGATCCACGTGATTTTTTGCGAGGTAATTACGTTAAAATCACCTATGACTTTGCAAATAATCTGCCAAAATATATAGACAAAAACACCTCAGTAAGATATGGCACTAAAATTTATATCACATTTAAAAAAGACGAAAATGGTACATTTGTGCGTGATGGATATAGCTTTGAAAAGCCTAAAAATGCCGAGTCCTTCGTCGTTGGGCGGTTTGATGGTTATTATTATAAATTTGGCACAGAAACATTTTTTATGTCGCCACAAGCTGCCAAGAAGATGGAGAGTGATATGCGTAAATACGGCGGTTATGCTATTTTGATGGTAAGCAAAAATGGCAATGCACGCATAAAGGAGCTTTTTCCGAGCAATCAACCACGCCCTGATGCACAAAATTTGATTAGCCCATAAAAGCAAATATAAACATTGATAAAACTACAGCATTAACTATGGCTAAGATTGAGCAAAATGTTACACAAAATAAAGACAATAATGAGGGGTTGATTTTAGAAACAAATACGACTTTGCCGTAAAAATGTATTTTAATGTGAAATAAAAATTATAAATTTATCATAAAATAAGGTATATTTTATCTTTTCAGGATTATAATCAATTAAAAATTTAAATTTAAGGAACCTCAAATGTGTAAAGACTGCGGATGTTCTTTGAATGGACACTCACACATACATACTCATGCTGATGATGCTAATCACGCACATGTGCATAATCATCTTAGCGAATATATGGGTGCTGACTCACGCGACCATACTCATGAAAGCCACGCTCATCCTGTGCTAAATGAGAGTAAAACGGTTGAAGTTATAACTAAAATTTTATCTCAAAATGACGCAGAAGCAACACATAATAGAAAGCATTTAGAACAGCACGGCATAATGTGTATTAATCTTATGAGTAGCCCAGGTGCCGGTAAGACAACGCTTTTAGAAGCCACTATAAAAAGTGGTAAATTTAAGATAGGTGTTGTTGAGGGTGATCTCGAGACTAATCAAGACGCTGACCGTATTATCAAAGCAGGGGCTGTTGCTTATCAAATAAGCACAGGTCAGGCGTGTCATCTGGATGCATTTATGGTGCATAGTGGACTTCATCACTTACCACTAAATGAGCTTGATTTAGTATTTGTCGAAAATGTCGGCAACCTAGTCTGTCCTGCTAGTTACGATGTGGGAGCACACTTTAATGTAGTGCTTCTATCCGTTCCAGAGGGTAGCGATAAGGTGAGTAAATACCCAGTTATGTTTCGTGCAGCCGATCTCATTATTATCACTAAAACATCACTTTTACCGCACTTTGACTTTGATATGGCAAAGGTTAAAGACGACGCCAGAAAACTAAATCCAAAAGTAGACATTATAGAGCTTGACAGTAAGAGCGGTGATGGTGTAGAGCGGTGGCTAAACTATCTTAAATTTAAAAAAGAGTTACGATAATGTGCCTTTCAATACCTTCAAAAGTCATAGAAATTGATGAAAATAACGTTGCACTCGTTGAGACGCTTGGAGTGCAAAGACGCATTAGCCTTGATCTTATCGCAGAACCTGTGGTTGCTGGTGAATACGTACTTATCCATGTGGGCTATGCAATGGAAAAAATTGACACTCAATATGCCTTAGAGAGCATTGAAATTTATCGCCAAATGGCTGACGATATGAAAAATGGTGTAATAGACGCAGATGATGGCGATATGGGTCTACGCGATATGCAAATGCGTGAAATATTAAGTCTTAGCAAGAGTGAAAATGAAGCTTGATCTTATAAATGAGTTTCGTGATAAGAAGCTTATTTTAACCTTGAGTGAGCTTATTAAAAAAGAGAGTATAAAGCCACTAAATATTATGGAAATTTGTGGTGGTCATACTCATAGTATTATGAAATTTGCTTTACCACAACTTGTTGGAGAGTATATAAACTTTATCCATGGACCCGGCTGTCCAGTCTGCGTGATGCCTAAATCTCGCATAGATGAGGCTATAAAACTAGCCTCTATAAAAGACGTTATCCTTTGTACTTTGGCCGATATGCTAAGAGTGCCTGGTTCACATACAAGTCTGCAAAGATTACGCGGTGAAGGTGCTGATATACGTGCACTTTACACGCCACTTGACTGCTTAAAAATCGCACAAGAAAATCCAGATAAAAAAGTAATATTTTTTGCCATAGGCTTTGAGACGACAACGCCGATGAGTGCAAATGTAGTGCAAAAGACAGTGGAACTAAATTTAAAAAACTTATTTTTTCACATAAATCACATCGTAGTTCCTCAGCCGATCTGTGCAATAATGAATGATGAAAATGTCAATATTGACGCATTTTTAGGACCTAGTCACGTTAGCGTCATTACAGGATATGGCATATATGAAAGCATTGCAAATAGATATAAAAAACCTATCGCCGTGAGCGGATTTGAACCACTTGACATAATGGATAGTGTGCTAAATTTAGTTCGTCAGCAAAACGCAGGAACACATAAAGTATATAATGAATATGCTCGTGTGGTTACAAAAGATGGAAATTTAAAGGCAAAAGCGCTTATACAGCGGTATTTTGAGCCGTGTGACTTTGAGTGGCGTGGGCTTGGACTTATTGCACAAAGTGGCTTAAAACTGCGTGATGAGTTTGCCTATCTTGACGCAAGGCTTGTCTTTGACTGCTCTGTTGTTAGTAAAAGTGAGAGTAAGGCCTGTATCTGTGGTGAAATTTTACGCGGTCGTGCAAAGCCGTTTGACTGCAAAATTTTTGCCAAAGCTTGCACTCCAAAAAGTCCGGTTGGCTCATGTATGGTGTCAAGCGAAGGTGCGTGTGCGGCGTATTTTAAATATGCAAAGGAAGTCGTGTGAGAGTAATGCTAAGCCACGGTGGTGGCGGTGAGGAGATGAACTCACTTATAAATGAAACGATATTTAAGATTTTTAATAATGACATTTTGCGTGAGAGTAATGACTCTGCGGTGTTAAAAATGCAAAATAAACTTGCATTTAGCACAGATAGCTTCGTTGTAACGCCGATATTTTTCAGCGGTGGCGACATAGGAAAGATCGCTGCTTGTGGTACTATCAATGACCTTGCGATGGTTGGAGCAAAAGCTAAATATCTAAGTTGTGCCTTAATCATTGAAGAGGGTTTAGAGCTTAGTGAACTTAAGGCGGTGCTTGATTCGCTTGCTAAGATATGCCGCGATAATGACGTAAAAGTCGTTTGCGGTGATACAAAGGTCGTGCCAAAGGGCAAATGCGATAAAATTTTTATCAACACATCAGGTATCGGCGAGATAATAGCTGATGATATCAAGCTTTCAAATTTAAAAGCAGGTGCGAAAATACTACTATCGGGTGATATAGGCAGACACGGAGCAGTAATACTAGCAAACAGAGAGGAGCTAAAGCTAAATAGCACCTTGCAAAGCGACTGCAAAAGCCTAAAATACGTCGTAGAAGCTCTTATTAAAAGTAATATAAAGCCACAGTGTATGCGTGATGCAACACGTGGCGGATTAAGTGCTGTGCTCAATGAGTGGGCTAAGTTTAGTGGGCTTAATATATTTGTAAGGGAAGAGAACATCAAAGTCAGCGACGAAGTTCTGGGTGTATGTGAACTGTTTGGATTTGAACCATATGAACTAGCAAATGAAGGCACTTTCGTTCTTGCAGTTGATGAAGCTGATGAGGTAAAAGCACTTGAAATTTTGCATAAATTTGATACAAATGCAGCTGTGATAGGCGAAGTTATGAGCGAGAAAAGAGGGCGAGTGATAATACAAAATGCCTACGGTTCAAAGCGATTTTTAGAGCCACCAAAGGGCGAGTTGCTCCCACGAATTTGCTAAATTTATAAATGGAAAGGCTAGCATGCACGAGTTAAGCATCGCTCAAAGTCTACTAACACTTTGCGAAGATAACGCTAAAAAGCAAAATGCGAGTAAAATAAGTAAAATTTTCATCAAAATAGGGCGACTAAGTGGTGTTGAAGCACACTATTTGCAAAATGCCTTTGATGTTTGTAAGGCTGAGAGTATTTGTGAGGAGTCAGAGCTAATCATTGAAGTGCAAAATATAGTTATAAAATGCAACGAATGCGGTAAGCAAAACGAGCTAAATAAAAATGAGTTTATCTGTCCGAAGTGTGGTAGTAGCGATCTTGTGGTAATAGATGGCGAAGATATGATGCTTATGCGACTTGAGATGAGCTAATAGCTATTCTGTCAAATTTTAAATTTATTTAACTTCGTAGAAATTTAATAAAACTTTATCAGGGAGCCTTGTCTCATAGCAGACAAATATTGCTCTCCATCCATTTGCACCTTGGATTGTAGGTTTCAAATTTAGTAACTGTTGCGAAATATACGTATTTTGGATCGACGATCTTGCCTTTAGCTGCCTCTTTTGCTATATCTGGATCGCTGATATGTCTCATACCGCTGTTTTTTATATAAATTTGAGCACTATCATCAAGCTTTATAGCGTATCGTGCAAGTTAGCTCAGTTAACCCATCTGGGCGAATTACTTGGCTATTTATGCCATATGGTAGCACCTCGCCGTTTAGTTTATCGCTGACTTTTCCACCTTTGATGTAGATAAGTTTGCGTAGTCCGCAATCATCGTCTTTGCCTACTATTTATCATAAAGGTTAGTTATAGCTTGGGTTGTTTGATATCTTTACCGAAATATCAACTTCATTTAGGCTAAGTAAGTCAAATGAAATAAGTGAAACTAATGTAAAAATTAGTTTTTTCATTATAGCTCCTTTCTAAAATCATAAGAGTAAGATATAAGTTTTCATAAATTTAATTTTTAAATTTTTATATAGATTATGTATTTTATTACAATCGATACACAGAGCAACACTATCTAAATTTAGTATGTTTTGTGGCTTTTTTGAGTATCATCAAAATCATTTATTTCAAGCTGTGCGTTTTTCTTTGATGCTGCAAGTGTATCAGTTAGCCAAGAGTGCTATAGCTCTTTACATTGAAGTAAGCTAAGCAAAATGGTCTCATCTGGCCCTATTATCATATATTAAGAGTTTTAACTCCACTCTTTTTTGTTGCAGGGGCTTGATACCCCGTTGAAGTTATTGCCATTTTTCTCTCCTTTTATGGTTTAGCTTATTTTAATGGTTATAAGAGTTCGTTTTCCAGCATAAATTTGCCACTTTTTGTTATTTTTTAAAGCTTGTCGTAGTAATGCTTAAGACAAATAAAAATAAATGATATAAAAGTTAAAAATAAGTTTATAAGACTTGATCTTAAAAATTTGAAGCTTATAAATATAAAAAGATAGTGTAAAAAACGAGCTTTTATTTGAAATTTATGACTAAAAAGGCTAAAAAATCGCACTTTTTTGCAAAAAAAATTTTAAAAAGTTCGAATTTTAGGCTTAAAACTATTGTTTTTTTTGAAAAAAGATTGTAAAATTGCGATATTACAACTTCTTAAAAGGATGAACTATGAAAAAAGCTGAATTTATTCAGGCTGTTGCCGACAAGGCTGGTCTTTCAAAAAAAGATACTTTAAAGGCTGTTGATGCTACTTTAGAAGCTATCACTACTCTATTAGAGAAGGGTGATTCAGTAAGCTTTATAGGATTTGGCACATTCAGCACAGCTGATCGTGCTGCTAGAAAAGCAAGAGTTCCAGGAACTAAGAAAGTTATCGATGTTCCAGCAAGTAAAGCTGTTAAATTTAAAGTTGGTAAAAAACTTAAAGACGCAGTAGCTACTTCAGCAACTAAAAAAAGTAAGAAGAAATAATCCTAAGCCCTTATATAAGGGCTTTTTATATAAATTTAATGCCCGAGTGGTGAAACTGGTAGACGCGCTAGACTCAAAATCTAGTAAGGGTAACCTTGTGTCGGTTCAAGTCCGACTTCGGGCACCATTACTTAAATAATAAACTTCCAATTCGTATCATATTTGAACCACATTTTATAGCTAGTTTATAGTCGCTACTCATACCCATAGAGCAGATACTCGCACCTTGTGGTTTTAGCGTTTCATAAATTTTGTAGCTTAGCTCAAAACTTTTTTGCACTTCACGCATATCATCACTGTGAGCTCCTATACTCATTATGCCTTTTAAATTTATATTTTTACACTCGTTTTGAATAAGTTCGTAAATTTCGACTGCATTTTGCGGTGAAACACCTTGTTTGCTATCTTCATTGGCTGAGTTAATTTGAAGCAGGGTATCGAGTTTGTAATCAAGCCTTTTATTTACTTCATATGCTCGCTCAAAACTATCGCAACTCTGCCACAGAGTAGGGCGTAGGCTAATGAGCTGATTTATCTTATTGCTCTGAAGCCGTCCTATCATATGCCACTTTATATCAGTGATATCAGATAGCTCAATTTGCTTTTTGGCTATCTCTTGCACTCTATTTTCGCCATATATGAGTTGACCTTGGGAATGTAGGAAACGCACATCATCGCTTGAGACATATTTGCTGACGGCAACTAGTACTATATCACTATTTAACTTATAAATTTCATCTAAAAATTTAGCCAAATTTATCACTGAGTCACTCCACTAAGTCTCACAACATCGTTGTATAGCCCAAGACCCATTAGCCCAAGTAGTATCACCCAGCCACAATATGTCAGACCTACATATACACGTTCATTGATCTTGCGGCCAGACATTAGCTCATAAAGATTAAATAATATGTGTCCGCCATCAAGTGCAGGTATAGGTAATAAATTTAAAACACCTAAATTTACAGATATGAGTGCGACTATGATGAGCAATACCGGTAGGCTTACCTGAGCTGCCTTTGATGTTATATCAGCCATTTGCACGATACCACCAACATCTTTGAGTGGTACCGAGCCATTTATGAGTTTTGAAAAGCTTTTAAATATCAGCCTTGAAGCCTCCACTGTTTCATCCCAAGCAAATTTAAAAGTATCAAAACCATTGTAGGTAAGCTTTATTGTCTTACCGCTTGGTGATATACCTATGAGTGGGCGACTAATCTCTTCGTTAAAGATGTTACGAGTTGTGCCAATGAGTGGGGTAAGTGTTAGTGTTAAGACTTTGCCGTCTCGCTCTATCTCTAGAGTAAGTGGCTCAGTGCTTACACATTTGCTTATCTCATCCCATTGTCTAATACTCTTGCCATTTATGCTTAAAATTTTATCATCTTTGATTATCCCTGCTATCGCTCCTGCTGAATTTTCAGCCACTCGCCCTACATTTGGTGCTAGTTTATCAACGCCTATAAAACCAAGCGTAATGTAGAGTAAAAATGCCAATATAAAGTTAAAAAATGGGCCAGCAAATAGTATAAATATCCGCCCAAGTGGTTTAATTGTATTGTAGCTATCTTTATCGTAGTTTTTTTCACTTGGATCAGCATCATCTTGTCCTTTTAGTTGTACGTATCCGCCAAGTGGTATGGCACTTAGGCAGTACTCAGTCGCTCCGATACGCTTTTTATAAATTTTTTCGCCAAAACCTATACTAAATGTATTGACAGCTACGCCAAATAAACGAGCTACTAAAAAATGTCCTAACTCGTGAAAAAATATTAAAAAGCTAATCGCAAAAATGGTTGCTAAAAAGTAAAATGAATAAGCCCAAAGTCCAAGCAAGAGTAGAGCAATAGTAAAAAGCAATCCTTTCACGCTTAACCCTTTGCTTGTTTTTTAATAAATGCATAGATATACTCAAATCCCGAATACAGCGTAAGTATAACTGCTATCCAAAGTAAAAGATCTGCCCACATCCACTGCATTATAAGCCAACCGATGGCTATCATCTGAAATACAGTTTTTACTTTACCAGCCATAGAGGCACTTAAATTTAACCCCTCACTTGCGATAACTACACGAAAACCAGTTATAAAAAACTCACGTACAAGGATAAGATACACAGCCCAAGGATTAGCCCTATTTATCATCATAAGCCCTAAAAATGCTGCTAATATTAGCATCTTATCGGCTAGTGGGTCAAGTATCTCACCTAATTTTGTCTTTTGATTCCAAGTTCTTGCAATGTATCCATCAAAAAAATCAGTTACGCTTGCGATAACAAAAATCAGCCCTGCAAAGTAGTTTATCCAGCTTATATGGACGCTTACAAGGTGTGTATGTGCATTTATAAGCACATAAAACATAAGCGGTGCTAGTAAAATTCTAAAAAATGCTAAGGCATTTGGTAAATTTATCATTTAAATGTTGTTCCGCCGTCTATTATAAATGAGTGTCCTGTAACCCAAGATGCCTTACTAGAACATAGAAATAGACATGCTCCGGCTAAGTCTGCGGGTTGTCCCATGCGGTTAAGTGGACTTAGCTTTGCTGTCATATTACGTACCTCTTCATAGTTTGTAAATGCCCTTAGAGCATCTGTATCTATCGGTCCACCACTTACGACATTGACGCGGATGTTTTTCTCACCAAGTTCGGTGGCCGCATATCTTACCATCGCCTCAACAGCTGCTTTTGCTGTTCCGTGCCCAGCATAGTTTTCTATATAAACAAGGTTGCCAGTTGAGCTAAGTGAGATGATAGAGCCACCACCGACTTTTTCCATACGTTTAGCTGCCTCTTGTGAGCCGACTACGAAAGCATTTACAGTTGCGGTAAATATATTATTTATGCCACGTGGTTTTAGCTTCATAAATTTAGTGTATCCACCAGCAACTGCACGACCTGAGATTATAGCATTTGAGATGAAAAAATCAACTCTGTCAAAATCTGCGTCAATCTGTAAAAAAAGCTCTTTATAATTTTCTGGTTCAAGGATATTTAGTGCATAAGCTCTTGCTTTTATATTAAATTTAATCTCTAATTCTGCTGCTTGAGCCTTTGCAAGCTCCTCATTTGAATTATATGTGAAAGCTATATTTGCACCGGCTGTTGCAAACTCCTCGACTATGGCACGACCTATGCCACGTGTGCCACCACTTATGACTAAAGTTTTACCTAAAAATTCGTTGTTTTTATCCATTAAAATCCTTTTATTTCGTATAATTTCATAGTTTGTTCTATCTTTGTTAAATTCTCGTTACTTGGGTTGCATAGTGGTAGTCGATACTCAAGAGTTGGTAACAGTCCCGCAATATGCATCGCCGCTTTTATGGGTATTGGATTGCTCTCGCAAAAGAGAATTTTATTTATCGCATAAAGCTCATCGTTTATCGCCTTTGCTTTTATAAATTCATTTTTTAGAGCAAGGTGTGTTAGCTTGGCTATTTTATCAGGCAGTAAATTTGATGTGACAGATATTACGCCTTTACCGCCATTTGAAAGTATAGGATAGTTTATCGCATCTTCACCACTTATGACGATTAGATTGGGCTCGTGAGCGAGTAGATCTACACAACGGTCTATATTGCCAGTTGCTTCTTTAATACCTATGATGTTTTTGCAATCCTTAAAAAGTCTAAAAACTGTGGTAGGCAGTATATCTGAGCTTGTGCGGCCTGGGACATTATAAAGTATCACCGGGATATTGACACTCTCTGAAATCGCCTTGTAGTGCTGATACAATCCTTCTTGCGTTGGTTTATTATAATATGGTGCGACTGATAATATACCATCAGCTCCGTTTGCCTCGGCAAATTTAGCAAGACCAATAGCCTCGTGAGTAGCATTGCTACCAGCTCCTGCGACTACTTTTACGCCTGTGCCTTTGCAAGTATCCACAGCTATTTCTATGCATACTCTATGCTCATCGTGTGTTAGTGTCGCACTCTCGCCAGTCGTGCCTACTGGTATTACTACGTCTATACCATTTTTTATCTGTCTTTTTATTAGTTTTTGAAATGTTGTTTCATCAAGCTTATTATTTTTTATCGGTGTAATGAGTGCTGTCATCGCACCTTGCATTATCGTTTTCAAGCCTCTTCCTTTCTTAGTATGATTGTTGTTTGATGAGCTTTTATAAAGTATTTTTTAGCCATTTTTTGAAGCATTTTTGCGTCTATTGTATCTATATTTTTCTCAAATTTAAATAGTGGCTCTATGCTACCACGTGCAAGATAGCTACCATATAAATTTGCTACACGTGAGGCACTATCAAATGAGTA
It contains:
- the nikR gene encoding nickel-responsive transcriptional regulator NikR — encoded protein: MEDIIRFSVSLPKPLLDELDKKVRTQGYASRSEFTRDLIRDKIVSDSWNDAIEQLIGVLTLIYTHHQNNLVNKMMDIEHDADITIVCTNHIHIDHHNCLETITMRGEAAKIEQFSDKIAGLKGVKFSKLTKVAVPEF
- the nhaA gene encoding Na+/H+ antiporter NhaA, coding for MRNILFKKFIQSEASGGILLIAAAIIAMLFQNGFLSSFYNSFLRIDVGFKFGELLIQKPLILWVNDGLMSIFFFMLGLELKRELIEGEMRNPAQIVLPLVAAIGGIIVPALVFYLFNHTDSFAAKGWAIPTATDTAFALGIIMILGRRVPASLKIFLVTLSIIDDVCAILIMAIFYSGHLSFVSFGVAGLAMFGLLLLNLLNINKKSFYFVLGVILWVSVLKSGVHATLAGVIAALFIPLKCKNSDRSLLKEVEHDIHGYITYFVLPVFAFVNAGISLNGIGLEQLTHPVSLGIILGLVVGKQIGVFGLCYITIKLGYARLPKYCTWASFYGICVITGIGFTMSLFINSLAYHDTAQFAYADKLAVLIASLISGVLGYIVLYYAGRHRIMKCVE
- a CDS encoding DUF2157 domain-containing protein translates to MNIFYKNFLATELSKWQENGIVDEHTAYRIAKQYDIDTIQSSSSNFILKLVAYLFLALSFITLIGANWEEIPRGARLLLVLSMVGLVNFGGYFNLKKGNKTAATGLFFLGNLCYGAAIALIAQIYNLGEHMPNGVLLWAVGAFVLSLATTKSVLVAQSLILSFIWFNMELDFNSLRYEFGIFIAFSIFALFKESSRLLIFAIFISIYAYIITILSHISFDRYHYYFFFGGSVVFLSMSYSLLGVATAYLLSHFKRYKDAEFLLKLSLLCGIAILLFANLDFYGDMQTKIIFYKNWLGLLHLAFIALTVVVAIKLKREILLWIGAILLVLPYVIYLLSDYSQELYSLLSVLVGVFLIKKCYITQGLCVIFIVALIRYIDLLGDYIGASMLFLLFAIILLVVSKKRSIKAKQGAVK
- a CDS encoding GDYXXLXY domain-containing protein, with the translated sequence MRAKFIIFAILFQILALLGMLGYAYAPLYFGKEMKVGVNLYDPRDFLRGNYVKITYDFANNLPKYIDKNTSVRYGTKIYITFKKDENGTFVRDGYSFEKPKNAESFVVGRFDGYYYKFGTETFFMSPQAAKKMESDMRKYGGYAILMVSKNGNARIKELFPSNQPRPDAQNLISP
- the hypB gene encoding hydrogenase nickel incorporation protein HypB, with the protein product MCKDCGCSLNGHSHIHTHADDANHAHVHNHLSEYMGADSRDHTHESHAHPVLNESKTVEVITKILSQNDAEATHNRKHLEQHGIMCINLMSSPGAGKTTLLEATIKSGKFKIGVVEGDLETNQDADRIIKAGAVAYQISTGQACHLDAFMVHSGLHHLPLNELDLVFVENVGNLVCPASYDVGAHFNVVLLSVPEGSDKVSKYPVMFRAADLIIITKTSLLPHFDFDMAKVKDDARKLNPKVDIIELDSKSGDGVERWLNYLKFKKELR
- a CDS encoding HypC/HybG/HupF family hydrogenase formation chaperone, which produces MCLSIPSKVIEIDENNVALVETLGVQRRISLDLIAEPVVAGEYVLIHVGYAMEKIDTQYALESIEIYRQMADDMKNGVIDADDGDMGLRDMQMREILSLSKSENEA
- the hypD gene encoding hydrogenase formation protein HypD, whose translation is MKLDLINEFRDKKLILTLSELIKKESIKPLNIMEICGGHTHSIMKFALPQLVGEYINFIHGPGCPVCVMPKSRIDEAIKLASIKDVILCTLADMLRVPGSHTSLQRLRGEGADIRALYTPLDCLKIAQENPDKKVIFFAIGFETTTPMSANVVQKTVELNLKNLFFHINHIVVPQPICAIMNDENVNIDAFLGPSHVSVITGYGIYESIANRYKKPIAVSGFEPLDIMDSVLNLVRQQNAGTHKVYNEYARVVTKDGNLKAKALIQRYFEPCDFEWRGLGLIAQSGLKLRDEFAYLDARLVFDCSVVSKSESKACICGEILRGRAKPFDCKIFAKACTPKSPVGSCMVSSEGACAAYFKYAKEVV